DNA from Streptomyces rishiriensis:
ACCACCGAGTCGGGCGGGCGGGTGGGCAAGACCCGCCTACAGAAACGCCAAGTTCACGATCCAGAACGCGCACGCAGCGACAATCCCCGCCGCCGGCATCGTGATGAACCAGCCGAGGACGATGTTCTTGGCGACACCCCACCGCACGGCATTGATCCGCTTGGTCGCCCCGACACCCATGATCGCCGAAGTGATCACATGCGTCGTGGAGATGGGCGCCTTGAACAGGAACGCCGTAGTGAACATGATCGACGCCCCGGTCGTCTCCGCGGCGAACCCCTGCGGCGGATCAAGCTCGATGATCTTCCGCCCCAGCGTCCGCATGATGCGCCACCCACCCGCGTACGTCCCCAGCGAAAGCATCACCGCACAGGCGATCTTCACCCACACCGGAATCGGATCGTCGGCCCCCTGCACATCGCCGATGACGAGCGCCATCACCACGATGCCCATCGTCTTCTGCGCGTCCTGGAGACCATGGCCCAGCGCCATACCCGCGGCCGAGACCGTCTGAGCGATCCGGAAGCCCCGCTTCGCCTTGTGCGGGTTGGACCGGCGGAACATCCACAGGATGGCCGTCATCACCAGGTAACCGACGACAAGCCCCACCACCGGCGAGACGAACATCGGAATGACGACCTTGTCGAGGACGCCGGACCAGATGACCTCCGTGCCGCCGGCGAGCGCCGCGCCCACCATGCCACCGAACAACGCGTGCGAGGACGACGAGGGCAGCCCGAAGTACCAGGTGACGAGGTTCCAGACGATCGCCCCGATCAGCGCGGCGAAGAGGATTCCCATCCCCTTCGACCCCTCGGGCGTCTCGATCAGCCCCTTGCTGACGGTGTGCGCGACCCCGCTGCCGAGGAACGCACCGGCGAGGTTCATCACCGCCGCCATGGCCAGCGCCGCCCGAGGCGTCAGCGCCCGGGTCGAAACGGACGTGGCGATGGCGTTGGCGGAGTCGTGGAAACCGTTCGTGTAAGTGAATCCGAGTGCGACGCCGATGGTCACAATCAGAGCAAAGGTGTCCATTAAGTGCTCAGGACTCCTTGACCGCGATGGTCTCCACCGTGTTGGCCACGTGCTCGAAGGCGTCGGCGGCCTCCTCCAGCACATCCACGATCTGCTTCAGCTTGAGCACCTCGATGGCCTCGTACTTGCCGTTGAAGAGATGCGCGAGCAGCTTGCGGTGGATCTGGTCGGCCTGGTTCTCGAGCCGGTTGACCTCGATCCAGTACTCGGTGAGGTTCGCCATGGTCCGCAGGTTCGGCATGGCCTCGGCCGTCAGCTCGGCCGCCCGCGCCAGCACCTCGATCTGCTGCTCGACGCCCTTGGGCAGTTCCTCGACGTTGTAGAGGACGACCAGGTCGACGGCCTCCTCCATGAAGTCCATGATGT
Protein-coding regions in this window:
- a CDS encoding inorganic phosphate transporter, with the translated sequence MDTFALIVTIGVALGFTYTNGFHDSANAIATSVSTRALTPRAALAMAAVMNLAGAFLGSGVAHTVSKGLIETPEGSKGMGILFAALIGAIVWNLVTWYFGLPSSSSHALFGGMVGAALAGGTEVIWSGVLDKVVIPMFVSPVVGLVVGYLVMTAILWMFRRSNPHKAKRGFRIAQTVSAAGMALGHGLQDAQKTMGIVVMALVIGDVQGADDPIPVWVKIACAVMLSLGTYAGGWRIMRTLGRKIIELDPPQGFAAETTGASIMFTTAFLFKAPISTTHVITSAIMGVGATKRINAVRWGVAKNIVLGWFITMPAAGIVAACAFWIVNLAFL
- a CDS encoding DUF47 domain-containing protein, whose product is MRFRLTPRETSFYDMFAASADNIVTGSKLLMELLGADPAGRAEIAERMRAAEHAGDDATHAIFHQLNSSFITPFDREDIYNLASSLDDIMDFMEEAVDLVVLYNVEELPKGVEQQIEVLARAAELTAEAMPNLRTMANLTEYWIEVNRLENQADQIHRKLLAHLFNGKYEAIEVLKLKQIVDVLEEAADAFEHVANTVETIAVKES